A section of the Asticcacaulis sp. EMRT-3 genome encodes:
- a CDS encoding peptidylprolyl isomerase: MISLFRDFTKSWVFTAIMALLILSFAVFGLRDVFGSANTDYVVTAGSRHVTSDDFKARIDQYKAQYAQKNNGQTFTNQEFVTSGSYLQALDSIADETAFSAWLDKLNIKATPKMIVAQLAKIPAFFNSVTGRFDKDTYRQRLAENQMTQQQFESNMADELAVQQYTHAALGGLHAPRILSAVEAAYEEQSRDVRVFTLSPNNVAHPAPPTDAQIADYYKAHLQQLQLPELRTASVIRFSASDYEKSVPVTDADLQKLYNQELPTLKTPETRSFVEITAPDEAAAKAISADLKAGKSPDDAAKAHKGNVISFDNKTQDDVPDAAIAASAFGMASGDVSGALKGSLGYAVVKMGDIKPGTTPSFESLRAKLTDDYRKSAAADKVNDLVHKFQDAHDAGDDFKTSAAKLGLTITQLQPMTAQGKTGNPQVDYSPYTDLVKDVYDLSAVGATSDVERMSDGEYFALRLDAIKPAGPPPLAEVKNDLARYYMMEKMGDAVKAKADEAKARLDKGEDFAKVAAAYNAPIQTLTALDRNKAQQAKLPDAMANSIFLGQAGDTFEAAADTSGLAYAIGHIDAVHQADPKTANILAASASDQMSQMIARDLAGITQSTARTLVKTKTYPLAAIKALGVTPPATTKDGAKDKGADKDKS, from the coding sequence ATGATCAGCCTTTTCAGAGATTTCACCAAATCATGGGTATTCACCGCCATCATGGCGCTGCTGATCCTGTCCTTCGCGGTGTTCGGCCTGCGCGACGTTTTCGGTTCGGCCAATACCGACTATGTGGTGACGGCGGGCTCGCGCCACGTAACGAGCGACGATTTCAAAGCCAGAATCGATCAGTACAAGGCGCAATATGCACAGAAAAACAACGGTCAGACCTTTACGAATCAGGAATTCGTGACCTCCGGCAGCTATTTGCAGGCGCTCGACAGCATTGCCGACGAAACGGCCTTTTCCGCCTGGCTCGACAAGCTGAACATCAAGGCCACGCCGAAGATGATCGTGGCGCAACTGGCCAAGATCCCGGCCTTCTTCAATTCGGTGACCGGCCGCTTCGACAAGGACACCTATCGTCAGCGTCTGGCCGAAAACCAGATGACCCAGCAGCAGTTCGAAAGCAATATGGCCGACGAACTGGCCGTACAGCAATATACACATGCGGCTTTGGGCGGACTGCACGCGCCGCGCATCCTGTCAGCCGTCGAGGCTGCCTATGAGGAACAGTCGCGCGATGTCCGCGTCTTCACCCTGTCGCCCAATAATGTCGCCCATCCTGCTCCGCCTACCGATGCGCAGATCGCCGACTATTACAAGGCGCACCTTCAGCAATTGCAATTGCCGGAATTGCGCACGGCTTCGGTGATCCGTTTCTCGGCCAGCGATTACGAAAAGTCGGTGCCGGTCACCGATGCCGACCTGCAAAAGCTGTACAACCAGGAACTGCCGACGCTGAAAACCCCCGAAACCCGCTCTTTCGTCGAAATCACCGCGCCGGATGAAGCCGCCGCCAAGGCGATTTCCGCTGACCTGAAGGCTGGCAAGTCGCCGGATGACGCCGCCAAGGCGCACAAGGGCAATGTGATCAGCTTTGACAACAAGACGCAGGACGATGTGCCCGACGCCGCCATCGCCGCCAGCGCCTTTGGCATGGCGTCCGGCGATGTGTCTGGCGCGCTCAAGGGCAGCCTCGGCTATGCCGTCGTCAAGATGGGCGACATCAAGCCCGGCACCACGCCTTCATTTGAAAGCCTGCGCGCCAAGCTGACCGATGATTATCGCAAGAGCGCCGCCGCCGATAAGGTCAATGATCTCGTCCACAAGTTCCAGGACGCCCATGACGCCGGTGATGATTTCAAAACCAGCGCCGCCAAGCTGGGCCTGACCATCACCCAGCTTCAGCCGATGACCGCTCAGGGCAAGACCGGCAATCCGCAGGTCGATTATTCGCCATATACCGACCTGGTGAAGGACGTGTATGACCTGTCCGCCGTCGGTGCCACCTCGGATGTCGAGCGCATGAGCGATGGCGAATATTTCGCCCTCAGGCTCGATGCGATCAAGCCTGCCGGCCCGCCGCCGCTCGCCGAGGTCAAGAACGATCTGGCGCGCTATTACATGATGGAAAAGATGGGTGACGCCGTGAAAGCCAAGGCTGACGAAGCCAAGGCGCGCCTCGACAAGGGCGAAGATTTCGCCAAGGTGGCCGCCGCCTATAATGCCCCGATCCAGACCCTGACCGCGCTCGACCGCAACAAGGCGCAGCAGGCCAAACTGCCCGATGCTATGGCCAACAGCATTTTTCTGGGTCAGGCTGGCGATACGTTCGAAGCCGCCGCCGACACATCCGGTCTTGCCTATGCCATCGGCCATATCGACGCCGTGCATCAGGCCGATCCGAAAACCGCCAATATACTGGCGGCCTCGGCCAGTGATCAGATGTCGCAGATGATCGCGCGCGATCTGGCCGGGATCACGCAATCGACGGCGCGCACCCTGGTCAAGACCAAGACCTATCCGTTGGCCGCCATCAAGGCGCTGGGCGTGACACCGCCCGCCACCACCAAGGATGGCGCGAAGGATAAGGGCGCTGATAAGGACAAGTCGTGA
- a CDS encoding aminodeoxychorismate/anthranilate synthase component II encodes MILVIDNYDSFTYNLVHYLAELGAETQVYRNDALSVQDALALKPRAILLSPGPCAPDQAGICLPLLRAAPEDMPILGVCLGHQSIGQAYGGDVIRAKSLMHGKTSPIHHNNKGLFRDMPDPFTATRYHSLAVKRETLPDELEITAWTEDGEIMGLQHRTRPIHGVQFHPESIATEGGHQLLANFLALAGIESHNLYV; translated from the coding sequence ATGATTCTGGTCATCGATAATTACGACAGCTTCACCTATAATCTCGTTCATTATCTGGCCGAGCTTGGCGCGGAAACGCAAGTGTATCGCAATGACGCCCTGAGCGTGCAGGACGCGCTGGCGCTGAAGCCCAGAGCCATCCTGCTGTCACCCGGCCCATGCGCGCCCGATCAGGCCGGTATCTGTCTGCCGCTCCTGCGCGCCGCGCCCGAAGACATGCCCATTCTTGGCGTCTGCCTCGGCCACCAGTCAATCGGTCAGGCCTATGGCGGTGATGTGATCCGCGCCAAAAGCCTGATGCACGGCAAGACCAGCCCGATCCATCACAATAATAAGGGCCTGTTCAGGGACATGCCCGATCCGTTCACCGCTACGCGCTATCATTCGCTGGCCGTCAAGCGTGAAACCCTGCCCGACGAACTGGAAATCACCGCCTGGACCGAAGACGGCGAGATCATGGGGCTGCAACACCGCACGCGCCCAATTCATGGCGTGCAATTCCACCCTGAATCGATCGCCACCGAGGGCGGCCACCAGTTGCTGGCCAATTTCCTCGCGCTGGCCGGTATCGAAAGCCACAATCTCTATGTCTGA
- the tpiA gene encoding triose-phosphate isomerase: protein MPQTHLIAANWKMNGTKAALPVAQTIAAQSRKHANGVIALFPPVTLLPLMAEALAGTGVRLGGQDCHHADFGPYTGDISAAMLKDSGASMVILGHSERRHGHLEPCALVARKARAALRAGIEPIICIGETLDQRQAGLTAQVLRRQLSDSLPDELKDASFHVSYEPVWAIGTGLAASDDQIREAIAIIHQHLDQRFGNGFVGHILYGGSVNPSNARHLLSLEGINGALIGGASLTVETFMPIVAATD from the coding sequence ATGCCACAAACACATCTGATTGCCGCCAACTGGAAGATGAACGGTACAAAAGCCGCGCTTCCGGTGGCGCAAACCATAGCTGCGCAAAGCCGCAAACATGCCAATGGCGTTATCGCCCTTTTTCCGCCGGTCACCCTCTTGCCCCTGATGGCCGAAGCCCTGGCCGGAACCGGCGTCCGGCTTGGCGGGCAGGATTGCCACCATGCCGATTTCGGCCCCTATACGGGCGATATTTCCGCGGCCATGCTGAAGGATTCCGGGGCCAGCATGGTCATACTGGGTCACAGCGAGCGCCGCCACGGTCATCTCGAACCCTGTGCTCTGGTGGCGCGCAAAGCGCGCGCCGCCCTGCGCGCCGGTATCGAGCCGATCATCTGTATCGGTGAAACCCTCGACCAGCGTCAGGCCGGGCTGACGGCGCAGGTGTTGCGCCGCCAACTGAGCGACAGCCTGCCCGATGAACTGAAAGACGCCAGTTTTCACGTCTCCTACGAGCCTGTCTGGGCCATCGGCACCGGGCTTGCGGCCTCAGATGACCAGATCCGCGAGGCGATCGCCATCATCCACCAGCATCTCGACCAGCGATTCGGCAACGGCTTTGTTGGCCATATTCTGTATGGCGGTTCGGTCAATCCGTCGAATGCGCGCCATCTCCTGTCGCTGGAGGGAATCAATGGCGCCCTGATCGGCGGGGCTTCGCTGACCGTCGAGACCTTCATGCCGATCGTGGCAGCTACGGACTGA
- the trpD gene encoding anthranilate phosphoribosyltransferase produces MSDAFKPLLARLADGSTLDEADAESFFTACLRGEPTPAQVAAAVTAIKIRGETVGEIAASARAMRKAAIHLDHPYDVIDVCGTGGDGLHTLNISTAVGFVAAGGGLKVAKHGNRAITSKSGTADVLAALGVNLEATLDQQRTALDEAGICFMFAQAHHGAMRHVSPIRQQLGFRTIFNLLGPLSNPAGAKRQVMGVPSLRFVEPIAQALGQLGAVRAWAVHGSGLDELTTTGETDVAEYHNGFVRLFKITPEAVGLPRAALADLIGGAPDHNARELTDLLDGKKSAYRDIVMLNAAAAFLVADKVETLREGIALAGDVIDQGRARAALAALIRATPPLETT; encoded by the coding sequence ATGTCTGACGCCTTCAAACCCCTACTGGCCCGACTGGCCGACGGATCAACGCTCGATGAGGCCGACGCCGAATCGTTCTTCACTGCCTGCCTGCGTGGCGAACCAACGCCTGCACAGGTAGCGGCGGCGGTGACGGCAATAAAAATACGCGGCGAAACCGTAGGCGAAATCGCCGCCTCTGCCCGCGCCATGCGCAAGGCCGCCATCCATCTCGATCACCCTTATGATGTCATCGACGTGTGCGGTACGGGCGGCGATGGCCTGCATACACTCAATATCTCAACCGCCGTCGGTTTCGTGGCGGCGGGCGGCGGGCTGAAAGTGGCCAAGCATGGCAACCGCGCCATCACCTCGAAATCGGGCACAGCCGATGTGCTGGCGGCGCTCGGCGTCAATCTGGAAGCGACACTCGATCAGCAGCGCACGGCGCTCGATGAGGCGGGCATCTGCTTCATGTTCGCTCAGGCCCATCACGGTGCGATGCGTCATGTGTCGCCGATCCGTCAGCAGCTCGGCTTTCGCACCATCTTCAACCTGCTGGGCCCCTTGAGCAATCCGGCAGGCGCTAAGCGTCAGGTGATGGGCGTGCCGTCCTTGCGCTTTGTTGAGCCGATTGCGCAGGCGCTTGGCCAGTTGGGGGCGGTCAGGGCGTGGGCCGTGCATGGTTCGGGCCTCGATGAACTGACCACGACGGGCGAAACCGACGTGGCTGAATATCATAACGGCTTTGTGCGCCTGTTCAAAATTACACCGGAAGCCGTGGGCCTGCCGCGCGCCGCTCTGGCTGATCTGATCGGTGGCGCACCCGATCATAATGCCCGCGAACTGACTGATCTGCTCGACGGTAAAAAAAGCGCCTATCGTGACATCGTCATGCTCAATGCCGCCGCTGCCTTTCTGGTGGCCGACAAGGTCGAAACCCTGCGCGAAGGTATTGCTCTGGCAGGCGATGTGATTGATCAGGGCCGGGCGCGGGCTGCGCTGGCGGCGCTGATCCGCGCCACCCCGCCTCTGGAGACGACATGA
- the secG gene encoding preprotein translocase subunit SecG gives MLFGILLTAQIIICLAMGGLILIQQSEGGALGMGGGGGGFMSARGAGNLLTRATGILAFLFFANCIGLTIVGNIHNRVSSAVDQVDTSGLTLTPSTAPQAAAAASSSASMPSLNDLPTGAPVQPQAANQPASKPVTGGLSALPPPVVLPQVKSSQKQVEAAKNAIWESSSSAAHTANASKAPASSAASSSAAR, from the coding sequence ATGCTTTTTGGTATCCTGCTCACTGCCCAGATCATCATCTGCCTCGCCATGGGTGGCTTGATTCTTATCCAGCAATCCGAAGGCGGAGCGCTGGGCATGGGCGGCGGTGGCGGCGGTTTCATGTCGGCGCGCGGTGCCGGTAATCTGCTGACCCGCGCCACCGGCATTCTGGCCTTTCTGTTCTTCGCCAACTGCATTGGCCTCACCATTGTTGGCAATATACATAACCGCGTCAGCTCGGCGGTCGATCAGGTCGATACGTCCGGCCTGACCCTGACACCCTCCACCGCGCCGCAAGCGGCCGCAGCGGCCTCTTCCAGCGCCTCCATGCCGTCGCTGAACGACCTGCCGACCGGCGCACCGGTGCAGCCGCAAGCCGCCAACCAGCCTGCGTCGAAGCCGGTCACGGGCGGGCTGAGCGCCCTGCCGCCGCCGGTTGTTTTGCCGCAGGTCAAGTCTTCACAAAAGCAGGTTGAAGCCGCCAAGAATGCGATCTGGGAATCTTCGTCCAGCGCCGCTCATACGGCTAATGCGTCGAAGGCCCCGGCATCGTCCGCCGCCAGTTCTTCCGCCGCGCGCTAA